In the genome of Vicia villosa cultivar HV-30 ecotype Madison, WI linkage group LG7, Vvil1.0, whole genome shotgun sequence, one region contains:
- the LOC131616264 gene encoding disease resistance protein RPV1-like: protein MAMSVSSSSFFSRASSLKKYDVFISFRGDDTRAGFTSHLHASLCRSNLETYIDYRIQKGNDVWEELVKAIIQSTLFLVVFSHDYASSTWCLNELVEIMACHKNEPDKVVVIPVFYQIEPSHVRKQSGSYATAFVKHKKQPRDKIQKWKDALSQAANLSGFHSAKYRNESHLIEEITKSVLEELYHKYQNEFASDFILNENYWRIESSIKTDSSEVQIIGLWGMGGIGKTTLAAAIFHKVSFQYEGRCFFPNVTNESKMHGINHICNKLLSKLLKEDLHIDSPKVIPSAIMRRLKRMKAFIVLDDVRTIELLQNLIGVGHGWLGAGSTVIVTTRDKHVLESGGIYKIHQVKKMNSQNSLQLFSLNAFDNALPEEGYVDLSKRAIDYANGNPLALKYLGSFLRCKSETEWSCALAKLKEFPNKEIYLILRWSYDELDDTEKNIFLDIAFCFKGHKRDMITNILNMCGFYAEIGIRNLLDKALIRVDFENCIQMHDLIQEMGKQVVREESPKNPGQRSRLCDPKEVCDVLKNDRGTEIVEAIFLDATECTRLNLSPKVFEKMPNLRLLIFRDHKGIKSIRFPSGLDLLPENLRCFLWDGYPCKSLPPTYSLEMLVDFSMRDSHVEKLWNGEQNLPNLERLDLSYSKNLIECPNVAGSPNLKYVSLIGCESLPEVDSSIFLLPKLDALHMRECNSLKTLSSNTCPPTLRDFDARDCINLQEFSVPLTSVDSLNLRLPECGANGLPSSILHLQNIARFTYPINDSLVNLPENFANSIWLVFQNLQKGEPDTSISLHKVLPSPAFMSVKELIIDRNDMFSEIPCNISLLSSLESLSLIGIAIRSLPESIKHLPRLGYLEIIDCDMLESIPSLSQFIPYFFVWGCRSLEKVLSSTNEPSGKSNHGFMFLNCTELDSHSYQIVLNDAIAGIKLGARLNSENEDPSLDHNNDIIMYFLPAMSGMENWSHYPSTQASVSLELPPDLLGFAYYLVISQGKVGYGVNFGCECCLENSSGERISITSSKRVNFSSRVFSYVDVSVYMMVMDHLVLWYDPGKCKQIMEAVEEIKASSDVNNTSYNPKLTFRFFAEENLYNEVTIVECGFHWIYPFEGSAVPNKNDDFESDEREDTVPPTNKLEQRVVGNLSSLEVALNDSWIRWRAAGVERRKFQVI, encoded by the exons ATGGCTATGAgtgtttcatcttcttcttttttctctcGCGCTTCTTCTCTGAAAAAATATGATGTTTTCATCAGCTTTAGAGGCGACGACACTCGGGCTGGCTTCACTAGCCATCTTCATGCTTCGCTGTGCCGAAGCAATTTGGAGACCTACATAGACTACAGAATCCAAAAAGGAAACGACGTTTGGGAAGAACTCGTGAAAGCAATCATACAATCAACTCTCTTTCTTGTCGTCTTCTCACATGACTATGCATCTTCAACGTGGTGTTTGAATGAACTTGTTGAAATTATGGCGTGCCACAAAAATGAACCAGACAAAGTTGTTGTTATTCCTGTTTTCTACCAAATTGAACCTTCACATGTTCGGAAGCAGAGTGGGAGTTACGCCACTGCGTTTGTGAAACACAAAAAGCAACCCAGAGACAAGATTCAAAAGTGGAAGGATGCTCTTTCTCAAGCTGCCAATTTATCTGGTTTTCATTCTGCCAAATACAG GAATGAATCTCACTTGATTGAAGAAATAACAAAATCTGTTTTAGAAGAATTATATCACAAGTACCAAAATGAGTTTGCAAGTGATTTCATACTCAATGAAAACTATTGGAGGATTGAATCTTCAATAAAAACTGATTCATCAGAAGTTCAAATCATTGGACTTTGGGGCATGGGGGGCATAGGCAAGACAACCCTTGCTGCTGCTATTTTTCACAAGGTCTCTTTTCAGTATGAAGGCAGATGCTTCTTCCCAAACGTGACAAACGAATCAAAAATGCACGGAATCAATCACATATGCAACAAACTTCTTTCCAAGTTACTAAAGGAAGATCTTCATATTGATTCTCCCAAAGTAATACCATCCGCGATCATGAGAAGACTCAAACGCATGAAAGCTTTCATTGTGTTAGATGATGTTCGTACTATAGAACTTCTACAAAACTTGATTGGAGTTGGGCATGGTTGGCTAGGAGCTGGTAGCACAGTCATTGTGACGACTAGGGATAAGCACGTGCTGGAGAGTGGAGGAATTTACAAAATTCATCAAGTTAAGAAGATGAACTCCCAAAACTCCCTCCAGCTTTTCAGCTTGAATGCTTTTGACAATGCTTTGCCTGAGGAAGGATACGTGGATCTCTCAAAAAGAGCAATTGATTATGCCAATGGCAACCCTTTAGCTCTGAAATATTTGGGATCATTTCTTCGTTGTAAAAGTGAAACAGAATGGAGCTGTGCACTAGCTAAACTCAAAGAATTTCCCAACAaagaaatttatttgattttgagatgGAGTTATGATGAATTGGATGATACAGAGAAAAACATATTTCTAGACATAGCATTTTGTTTCAAAGGACATAAAAGGGATATGATAACAAACATATTAAATATGTGTGGTTTCTATGCTGAAATAGGCATAAGAAATCTTTTAGACAAGGCTCTTATAAGAGTTGACTTCGAAAACTGCATACAGATGCATGACTTGATACAAGAAATGGGCAAACAAGTTGTTCGTGAAGAATCTCCTAAGAATCCCGGACAACGCAGTAGATTGTGTGATCCTAAGGAAGTTTGTGATGTATTGAAAAATGATAGA GGAACTGAGATAGTGGAAGCCATTTTTTTAGATGCTACTGAATGTACACGCCTAAATTTAAGCCCCAAAGTATTTGAGAAGATGCCAAACCTAAGGTTACTTATTTTTCGAGACCACAAGGGAATTAAATCTATCAGATTTCCTAGTGGCCTTGACTTATTGCCAGAAAATTTGAGATGTTTTTTATGGGATGGCTATCCATGTAAATCTCTACCTCCAACCTATTCTCTTGAAATGCTTGTGGATTTTTCCATGCGAGACAGCCATGTGGAAAAACTTTGGAATGGAGAACAG AATTTGCCAAATTTAGAGAGACTCGACCTCAGTTACTCAAAAAATCTGATAGAGTGTCCAAATGTGGCTGGTTCCCCGAATCTAAAATATGTATCACTTATTGGTTGTGAAAGCTTGCCTGAAGttgattcatcaattttccttctcCCAAAGCTTGATGCATTACACATGAGAGAATGCAATTCACTTAAGACTCTTTCGAGTAACACTTGTCCTCCAACCCTCCGTGACTTTGATGCCAGGGATTGCATCAATCTGCAAGAGTTCTCAGTCCCATTAACTTCTGTTGATAGTTTGAATTTGCGTTTACCAGAGTGTGGCGCGAACGGACTTCCATCATCAATATTGCATTTGCAAAATATTGCAAGGTTTACCTATCCTATTAATGATAGTCTTGTGAATCTTCCTGAAAACTTTGCCAATTCTATTTGGCTTGTGTTTCAGAATCTACAGAAAGGTGAACCAGACACTTCCATCTCTTTACATAAAGTACTGCCTAGCCCTGCCTTCATGAGTGTTAAAGAGTTAATCATTGACCGTAATGACATGTTTTCTGAAATCCCATGCAATATCTCCTTACTATCATCATTAGAGTCTTTATCACTAATTGGTATTGCGATTAGAAGCTTGCCTGAAAGCATTAAGCATCTTCCCCGACTCGGATATCTTGAAATTATTGACTGTGATATGCTTGAATCTATACCTTCACTTTCACAGTTCATTCCATATTTCTTTGTCTGGGGATGTCGATCTCTTGAGAAAGTATTGAGCTCAACAAATGAACCATCGGGCAAATCCAACCATGGTTTTATGTTCCTTAACTGCACAGAGTTGGATTCACATTCATATCAAATAGTTCTGAACGACGCCATTGCTGGGATTAAACTTGGAGCGAGACTAAATTCAGAAAATGAAGATCCATCTTTAGATCATAATAATGATATTATTATGTACTTCTTACCTGCAATGTCTGGCATGGAAAATTGGTCCCATTACCCTTCTACACAAGCTTCTGTCAGTCTTGAGCTTCCTCCCGATTTGTTGGGTTTTGCCTACTACTTAGTTATTTCTCAAGGAAAAGTGGGATATGGTGTAAATTTTGGATGTGAATGCTGCTTGGAAAACAGTTCGGGTGAAAGAATCTCTATAACAAGTTCCAAAAGAGTCAATTTCTCTAGTAGGGTATTTAGTTATGTCGATGTTTCAGTGTACATGATGGTGATGGATCATTTGGTTTTATGGTATGATCCAGGAAAATGCAAGCAGATAATGGAAGCAGTTGAAGAAATAAAAGCCAGTAGTGATGTGAACAACACCAGTTACAATCCAAAGCTTACATTTAGATTCTTCGCTGAGGAAAACCTATATAATGAAGTAACTATAGTCGAGTGTGGTTTTCACTGGATATATCCCTTTGAAGGCAGTGCAGTTCCAAAtaaaaatgatgattttgaatctgATGAACGAGAAGACACAGTTCCTCCAACAAACAAGTTAGAGCAACGTGTCGTTGGAAATCTTTCCAGCTTAGAAGTAGCTTTGAACGACTCTTGGATTCGATGGAGAGCAGCTGGAGTGGAGAGAAGAAAATTTCAAGTGATTTAA
- the LOC131618101 gene encoding disease resistance protein RPV1-like gives MASSSSLKKHDVFISFKGEDTRTNFTSFLHAALCRDHIETYIDYRINKGEEVWEELENAIKASTLFLVVFSENYASSTWCLNELVEIMECNHDEQNNIVVIPVFYKIEPSHVRKQTGSYHRALAKHKRQGNNKIQKWKNALFEIANLSGFDSSTYRTESDLIEEIIKTVLLKLNHKYTNELRCLFIPDENYSSIESLVKSDSGEVKIIGIWGMGGIGKTTLAAAIFQKVSSLYEGSCFLENITKESKRHGLSYTCSKLLSKLLREDLAIDTPKVIPSMVMRRLKRMKAFIVLDDVHTLDLLENLIGVGHDCLGAGSRVIVTTRDKHVLISGRVHQIHQVKQMNSQNSLQLFSMNAFDKVLPEKGYIELSKRAIDYAKGNPLALKVLGSFLHCKSEVEWNCALAKLKEIPNTEIDLILRWSYHELDDKEKNIFLDIALFFKGYKRDMITKILNECGFYAEIGIRHLLDKALIGVDSNECIQMHDLIQEMGKQVVREQSPKNPGQRTRLFDPMEVCDVLRNDRGTEMVEAIFLDATEFKPINLSPNAFEKMPNLRLLAFRDRKRIKSIRFPSGLDLLPENLRYFFWDGYPCRSLPPTYFPENLVEFTMRDSNVEKLWNGVLNLPNLEILDVRDSKKMIECPNVSGFPNLKHLQLSGCVSLPEVDSSIFLLQKLEKLHMAGCTTIKTLSSNTCSPALLDFDAMYCNNLQEFSIAFASVDGLDLSLPKFGANKLPSSILHFEDVEVFTSPISDSLVDLPENFAISICLVSESGEHDASITLRKVLSSPALLSVKILIIDHVSILSKIPDNVSLLSSLEYLILTSIAIKSFPETIKYLPRLKYLEVIRCDMLQSIPALSQFIPYFFVWECGSLEKVLSSTNEPSDKPNHGFMFLNCTELDSHSYQIVLNEAIAGIELGSRLNSENEDPSLDHDNDIIMYFLPAMSGMENWSNYPSTQASVTLELPPNLLGFAYYLVLSQGNVGDGVDFGCECCLDNSSGERIYITSFKRAYFSSIFFSYVDPTMYMRSDHLVLWYDPAKCKQIMEAVEEIKAINDVNNTSYNPKLTFRFFIEESLYNEVTIVECGFHWIYPFEGSAVPNRNDDREDLSYSLERLLDSMESSWSGERKISSDLKRHNK, from the exons atggcttcttcttcttctcttaagAAACATGATGTTTTTATCAGTTTCAAAGGTGAAGACACTCGCACCAATTTCACAAGCTTTCTTCATGCTGCTTTGTGTAGAGATCACATTGAAACCTACATAGACTACAGGATCAATAAAGGAGAAGAGGTTTGGGAAGAACTTGAAAATGCGATTAAAGCATCGACTTTATTTTTGGTTGTGTTCTCAGAAAATTATGCGTCTTCAACGTGGTGTTTGAATGAACTTGTTGAAATAATGGAATGTAACCACGATGAACAAAACAACATTGTCGTGATTCCTGTGTTCTACAAGATTGAACCTTCACACGTGCGAAAGCAGACAGGGAGTTACCACAGGGCGTTGGCTAAGCACAAGAGACAAGGAAACAATAAGATTCAAAAGTGGAAGAATGCTCTCTTTGAAATAGCAAATTTATCCGGCTTTGATTCTAGTACATATag gaCTGAATCGGATTTGATCGAAGAGATTATCAAAACAGTTTTACTAAAATTGAATCACAAGTATACAAATGAACTCAGATGCTTATTCATACCAGATGAAAACTATTCAAGCATTGAGTCATTAGTAAAATCTGATTCAGGAGAAgttaaaataattggaatatgGGGCATGGGAGGCATAGGAAAGACAACCCTTGCTGCTGCCATATTTCAGAAGGTCTCTTCCCTATATGAAGGTAGTTGTTTCctagaaaatattacaaaagaaTCAAAGAGACATGGACTCAGTTACACATGCAGCAAACTTCTTTCTAAGTTACTGAGGGAAGATCTTGCGATTGACACTCCCAAAGTAATACCATCTATGGTTATGAGAAGACTCAAACGCATGAAAGCTTTCATTGTACTAGATGATGTTCATACTCTAGACCTTTTAGAAAATTTGATTGGAGTAGGGCACGATTGCCTTGGAGCTGGTAGCAGAGTCATTGTGACAACCAGAGATAAGCATGTGTTGATAAGTGGAAGagttcatcaaattcatcaagttAAACAAATGAACTCTCAAAACTCCCTTCAGCTTTTCAGCATGAATGCTTTTGACAAAGTCTTACCTGAGAAAGGATATATCGAACTGTCAAAAAGAGCAATTGATTATGCCAAAGGCAACCCTTTAGCTTTGAAAGTTTTGGGATCATTTCTTCATTGTAAAAGTGAAGTAGAATGGAACTGTGCACTAGCTAAACTCAAAGAAATTCCAAACACAGAAATTGATTTGATATTGAGATGGAGTTATCATGAATTGGATGATAAagagaaaaacatatttttagaCATTGCGTTGTTTTTCAAAGGATATAAAAGGGATAtgataacaaaaatattaaatgagTGTGGTTTCTATGCAGAAATAGGGATAAGGCATCTTTTAGACAAGGCTCTTATAGGAGTTGACTCAAACGAATGCATACAAATGCATGACTTGATACAAGAAATGGGCAAACAAGTTGTTCGAGAACAATCTCCAAAGAATCCCGGACAACGCACTAGATTGTTTGATCCTATGGAAGTTTGTGATGTATTGAGAAATGATAGA GGAACTGAGATGGTTGAAGCTATATTTTTAGATGCTACTGAATTTAAGCCCATAAATTTAAGTCCCAACGCATTTGAGAAGATGCCAAACCTAAGGTTACTTGCTTTTCGAGACCGCAAGAGAATTAAATCTATAAGATTTCCTAGTGGCCTTGATTTATTGCcagaaaatttgagatatttcttTTGGGATGGCTATCCATGTAGATCTCTGCCTCCAACCTATTTTCCTGAAAATCTTGTGGAGTTTACCATGCGAGACAGCAATGTGGAAAAACTTTGGAACGGAGTACTG AATTTGCCAAACTTAGAGATACTTGATGTCCGGGACTCCAAAAAGATGATAGAGTGTCCAAATGTGTCTGGTTTCCCGAATCTAAAGCATTTACAACTTAGTGGTTGTGTAAGCTTGCCCGAAGTTGATTCCTCAATCTTCCTTCTCCAAAAGCTTGAAAAGTTACACATGGCTGGATGCACGACAATTAAGACTCTTTCGAGTAACACTTGTTCACCAGCTCTCCTGGACTTTGATGCCATGTATTGCAACAATCTGCAAGAGTTCTCAATCGCATTTGCTTCCGTAGATGGTTTGGATTTGTCTTTACCAAAGTTTGGTGCGAATAAACTTCCATCATCAATATTGCATTTTGAAGATGTTGAAGTGTTTACGAGTCCTATCAGTGATAGTCTTGTGGATCTTCCTGAAAACTTTGCCATTTCTATTTGTCTTGTGAGTGAGAGTGGTGAACATGACGCTTCCATCACTTTACGTAAAGTACTTTCTAGCCCCGCCTTACTGAGTGTAAAAATTTTAATCATAGACCATGTTTCTATCTTGTCTAAAATCCCAGACAATGTCTCCTTACTATCATCATTAGAGTATTTAATACTAACTAGTATTGCAATTAAAAGCTTTCCTGAAACCATTAAGTATCTTCCCCGACTCAAATACCTTGAAGTTATCCGTTGTGATATGCTTCAATCTATACCTGCACTTTCACAGTTCATTCCATATTTCTTTGTCTGGGAATGTGGATCTCTTGAAAAAGTATTGAGTTCAACGAATGAACCATCTGACAAACCCAACCATGGTTTTATGTTCCTTAACTGCACAGAGCTGGATTCACATTCATATCAAATAGTTTTGAACGAAGCTATTGCTGGGATTGAACTTGGATCAAGACTAAATTCAGAAAACGAAGATCCATCTTTAGATCATGATAATGATATTATTATGTACTTCTTACCTGCAATGTCTGGCATGGAGAATTGGTCCAATTACCCTTCTACACAAGCTTCTGTCACTCTTGAGCTTCCTCCCAATTTGTTGGGTTTTGCCTACTACTTGGTTCTTTCTCAAGGAAATGTGGGAGATGGTGTAGATTTTGGATGTGAGTGCTGCTTGGACAACAGTTCAGGTGAAAGGATCTATATAACAAGTTTCAAAAGAGCCTATTTCTCCAGCATATTCTTTTCTTATGTCGATCCTACAATGTACATGAGGTCGGATCATTTGGTTTTATGGTATGATCCAGCAAAATGCAAGCAGATAATGGAAGCAGTTGAAGAAATAAAAGCCATTAATGATGTGAACAACACCAGTTACAATCCAAAACTTACATTTAGATTCTTCATTGAGGAAAGCCTATATAATGAAGTAACTATAGTCGAGTGTGGTTTTCACTGGATATATCCCTTTGAAGGGAGTGCAGTTCCAAATAGAAATGATGATCGAGAAGACTTGAG CTATTCTCTTGAACGACTCTTGGATTCGATGGAGAGCAGCTGGAGTGGAGAGAGGAAAATTTCAAGTGATTTAAAGAGGCACAACAAATAG
- the LOC131618103 gene encoding NDR1/HIN1-like protein 13, with amino-acid sequence MTDKNLIHPQAKSTTNGGAAAVKPSFPATKAQLYGASRPTYRPQTHHRPRSNRNWCCTICCWLILILIFILLLLGAAGTVVYLLYHPQRPSFSVTSLKLTSSEFDLTLSTTNPNDKITFSYQPISVSLLADELDVGDGVIPSFDHGTKNTTMLKALVERRSVKRKSLELKMKMETKVEAKMWVFKTPRVGISVLCDGIDVAGEKAATADEKCAVDVRFKVWKWTLG; translated from the coding sequence atGACGGACAAGAACCTTATCCACCCTCAAGCCAAGTCCACCACCAACGGCGGCGCAGCTGCCGTTAAGCCTTCATTCCCGGCGACAAAAGCGCAACTCTACGGTGCGTCCCGCCCAACCTACCGTCCTCAAACCCACCACCGTCCCCGTAGCAACCGTAATTGGTGTTGCACCATTTGTTGCTGGCTTATCCTCATCCTCATcttcatcctcctcctcctcggTGCCGCTGGCACCGTCGTTTACCTCCTCTACCACCCTCAACGTCCGTCCTTTTCCGTCACCTCCCTTAAACTCACCTCCTCCGAGTTTGACCTCACTCTCTCCACCACAAACCCAAACGACAAAATCACATTCTCTTACCAACCAATTTCTGTCTCTCTCCTCGCCGATGAACTCGACGTTGGTGACGGTGTTATTCCGTCGTTTGATCATGGAACGAAGAACACTACGATGCTGAAAGCTTTGGTTGAGAGAAGGAGTGTGAAGAGGAAATCATTGGAGCTGAAAATGAAGATGGAGACTAAGGTAGAGGCTAAGATGTGGGTTTTCAAAACGCCGCGTGTCGGAATCAGTGTGTTGTGTGACGGCATTGACGTTGCCGGCGAGAAAGCGGCGACGGCGGATGAGAAGTGTGCGGTGGATGTGAGGTTCAAGGTATGGAAATGGACTCTTGGATGA